One part of the Arabidopsis thaliana chromosome 1 sequence genome encodes these proteins:
- the TPS10 gene encoding trehalose phosphate synthase has protein sequence MGSKSFGNLLDLASGDLLDIPQTPRYLPRVMTVPGIISDVDGYGISDGDSDVISLPCRERKIIVANFLPLNGKKDSETGKWKFSLDNDSPLLHLKDGFSPETEVIYVGSLKTHVDVSEQDEVSHNLFEEFNCVATFLPQDVHKKFYLGFCKQQLWPLFHYMLPMCPDHGERFDRGLWQAYVSANKIFADKVMGVINLEEDYIWIHDYHLMVLPTFLRRRFHRVKLGFFLHSPFPSSEIYRTLPVREELLRGLLNCDLIGFHTFDYARHFLSCCCRMLGLEYESKRGHIALDYLGRTVFLKILPIGIHMGRLESVLNLPATAEKLKEIQEKYRGKKIILGVDDMDIFKGLSLKILAFEHLLQQYPSMLGKIVLIQIVNPARGSGKDVQEARKETYDTVKRINERYGSHDYEPVVLIDRPVPRFEKSAYYALAECCIVNAVRDGMNLVPYKYTVCRQGTPSMNKSLGVSDDLPRTSTLVLSEFIGCSPSLSGAIRVNPWDVDAVADSLYSAITMSDFEKQLRHKKHFHYISTHDVGYWARSFSQDLERASRDHYSKRCWGVGWGLGFRLVALSPNFRRLSIEQTVSAYRRSSKRAIFLDYDGTLVPETSIVKDPSAEVISALKALCSDPNNTIFIVSGRGKVSLSEWLAPCENLGIAAEHGYFTRWNKSSDWETSGLSDDLEWKKVVEPIMRLYTETTDGSNIEAKESALVWHHQDADPDFGSCQAKELLDHLETVLVNEPVIVNRGHQIVEVKPQVSTHSPPIFC, from the exons ATGGGGTCAAAATCATTTGGAAATCTATTAGACTTGGCCTCTGGGGATCTTTTGGACATTCCTCAGACTCCGAGATATCTTCCAAGAGTGATGACTGTTCCTGGCATTATCTCTGACGTTGATGGATATGGAATTAGTGATGGCGATTCAGATGTCATTTCATTACCTTGCCGTGAGCGGAAAATCATTGTGGccaattttcttcctttgaatGGTAAAAAGGATTCAGAAACTGGAAAGTGGAAATTCAGTCTCGACAATGATTCTCCCCTGTTACATCTCAAGGATGGTTTTTCTCCAGAGACTGAAGTCATTTATGTTGGATCGCTCAAGACGCATGTTGATGTTAGTGAGCAAGACGAGGTTTCCCATAATCTTTTTGAGGAATTCAATTGTGTAGCGACTTTCCTCCCACAAGATGTGCATAAAAAATTCTACCTTGGCTTTTGTAAACAGCAACTATGGCCACTTTTCCATTACATGTTACCCATGTGTCCTGATCATGGTGAACGGTTTGATCGTGGTCTTTGGCAGGCATATGTTTCTGCCAACAAGATATTTGCAGATAAGGTAATGGGTGTGATTAATCTTGAAGAAGATTATATCTGGATTCATGACTATCATTTAATGGTTCTCCCAACATTTTTGAGAAGGCGGTTTCACAGGGTTAAGCTTGGTTTCTTCCTCCACAGTCCATTCCCTTCTTCAGAAATTTATCGAACCTTACCTGTTCGAGAGGAACTACTAAGAGGGCTCTTAAATTGTGACTTAATTGGTTTTCACACGTTTGATTATGCACGGCATTTCTTGTCATGCTGCTGTAGAATGCTTGGATTGGAGTATGAATCTAAGAGAGGGCATATTGCTCTTGACTACTTGGGACGTACAGTTTTTCTGAAGATTCTTCCTATAGGTATTCACATGGGAAGGCTGGAATCCGTTCTGAATCTTCCTGCTACAGCTGAAAAGCTGAAAGAGATTCAAGAAAAGTATCGGGGTAAAAAGATAATTCTCGGTGTTGATGACATGGATATATTCAAAGGTTTAAGTCTTAAAATTTTGGCCTTTGAACACCTCCTTCAGCAATATCCTAGCATGCTAGGGAAAATAGTTCTTATTCAGATTGTGAACCCAGCCAGAGGCTCAGGTAAAGACGTTCAGGAAGCGAGGAAAGAAACGTATGATACTGTTAAAAGAATCAACGAGCGTTATGGTTCACATGATTATGAGCCAGTGGTTCTGATTGATCGCCCTGTTCCTCGGTTTGAGAAGTCTGCCTATTATGCCCTGGCAGAATGCTGCATAGTCAATGCAGTGAGGGATGGGATGAACTTAGTTCCGTACAAGTACACTGTTTGTCGGCAGGGAACTCCTAGTATGAATAAGTCTTTGGGAGTAAGTGATGATTTGCCTCGCACAAGCACCCTTGTTCTGTCCGAGTTCATTGGTTGCTCGCCTTCTCTAAGTGGTGCGATTAGGGTTAATCCTTGGGACGTTGACGCGGTAGCCGATTCACTATATTCTGCTATTACCATGTCTGATTTTGAGAAGCAACTACGACATAAAAAACACTTTCACTACATTAGTACACATGATGTGGGTTATTGGGCGCGCAGCTTTTCGCAGGATTTGGAGAGGGCATCTCGAGATCATTACAGTAAACGGTGCTGGGGTGTGGGTTGGGGTTTGGGTTTCAGGCTTGTCGCTCTCTCTCCTAATTTCAGAAGGCTATCCATTGAGCAAACTGTTAGTGCTTACAGAAGATCGAGCAAGAGAGCAATATTTCTTGATTATGATGGTACTTTAGTTCCTGAGACCTCGATTGTAAAGGACCCAAGTGCTGAAGTTATATCTGCGTTGAAGGCACTGTGTAGTGATCCTAACAACACTATATTTATTGTTAGCGGGAGGGGAAAAGTTTCTTTGAGCGAGTGGCTTGCGCCATGTGAGAATCTTGGAATAGCGGCTGAACATGGTTACTTTACAAG GTGGAATAAGTCTTCTGACTGGGAAACAAGCGGCTTATCTGATGACCTTGAGTGGAAGAAAGTTGTGGAACCTATTATGAGACTTTATACAGAGACTACTGATGGATCCAATATAGAAGCAAAAGAGAGTGCTTTAGTCTGGCATCACCAAGATGCTGACCCAGACTTTGGTTCTTGTCAAGCCAAGGAACTACTGGACCATCTAGAAACTGTTCTTGTGAATGAACCAGTTATTGTGAACAGAGGCCACCAAATCGTTGAAGTTAAGCCTCAGGTAAGTACACATTCGCCACCGATCTTCTGTTGA
- a CDS encoding Potassium transporter family protein (Potassium transporter family protein; FUNCTIONS IN: potassium ion transmembrane transporter activity; INVOLVED IN: potassium ion transport; LOCATED IN: chloroplast; EXPRESSED IN: 21 plant structures; EXPRESSED DURING: 13 growth stages; CONTAINS InterPro DOMAIN/s: Potassium uptake protein, kup (InterPro:IPR018519), K+ potassium transporter (InterPro:IPR003855); BEST Arabidopsis thaliana protein match is: K+ uptake permease 7 (TAIR:AT5G09400.1); Has 3447 Blast hits to 3411 proteins in 1044 species: Archae - 13; Bacteria - 2434; Metazoa - 1; Fungi - 101; Plants - 776; Viruses - 4; Other Eukaryotes - 118 (source: NCBI BLink).), whose translation MEEIEEGSSNNSIRRVGTGSSDRRWVDGSEVDSETPLFSEIRDRDYSFGNLRRRLMKKPKRADSLDVEAMEIAGSHGHNLKDLSLLTTLGIAFQTLGVVYGDMGTSPLYVFSDVFSKVPIRSEVDVLGALSLVIYTIAVIPLAKYVFVVLKANDNGEGGTFALYSLICRYAKVNKLPNQQPADEQISSFRLKLPTPELERALGIKEALETKGYLKTLLLLLVLMGTSMIIGDGILTPAMSVMSAMSGLQGEVKGFGTNALVMSSIVILVALFSIQRFGTGKVGFLFAPVLALWFFSLGAIGIYNLLKYDFTVIRALNPFYIVLFFNKNSKQAWSALGGCVLCITGAEAMFADLGHFSVRSIQMAFTCVVFPCLLLAYMGQAAYLTKHPEASARIFYDSVPKSLFWPVFVIATLAAMIASQAMISATFSCVKQAMALGCFPRLKIIHTSKKRIGQIYIPVINWFLMIMCILVVSIFRSTTHIANAYGIAEVGVMMVSTVLVTLVMLLIWQTNIFLALCFPLIFGSVETIYLLAVLTKILEGGWVPLVFATFFLTVMYIWNYGSVLKYQSEVRERISMDFMRELGSTLGTIRIPGIGLLYNELVQGIPSIFGQFLLTLPAIHSTIIFVCIKYVPVPVVPQEERFLFRRVCPKDYHMFRCIARYGYKDVRKEDSRVFEQLLIESLEKFLRCEALEDALESTLNDFDPDRVSVASDTYTDDLMAPLIHRAKRSEPEQELDSEVLPSSSVGSSMEEDPALEYELAALREATDSGLTYLLAHGDVRAKKNSIFVKKLVINYFYAFLRRNCRAGAANLTVPHMNILQAGMTYMV comes from the exons ATGGAGGAAATTGAAGAAGGAAGCAGCAACAACAGCATAAGACGTGTTGGTACCGGAAGTAGTGACCGGAGATGGGTTGATGGAAGCGAGGTAGACTCTGAAACGCCGCTGTTTTCAGAAATCAGAGATAGAGACTATAGTTTTGGGAATTTGAGGAGAAGATTAAtgaaaaaacccaaaagagCTGATTCTCTTGATGTTGAAGCTATGGAAATTGCAGGTTCTCATGGTCACAATCTCAAG GATTTGTCACTTTTGACTACACTTGGAATAGCGTTTCAGACGTTAGGTGTTGTGTATGGTGATATGGGAACAAGTCCTTTGTATGTGTTCAGTGATGTGTTTAGTAAAGTTCCTATAAGATCAGAAGTTGATGTTCTTGGAGCTTTGTCTCTCGTTATCTACACTATTGCTGTGATTCCTTTGGCAAAGTATGTATTTGTAGTCCTTAAAGCTAACGACAATGGCGAAG GAGGGACATTTGCGTTGTATTCACTTATTTGTAGGTATGCAAAGGTGAATAAGCTGCCAAATCAACAACCTGCGGATGAGCAGATCTCGAGTTTTAGGCTTAAACTCCCAACTCCTGAGCTGGAAAGAGCTCTGGGGATTAAAGAAGCTTTGGAGACAAAAGGGTATTTGAAAactcttcttttgcttttagtCCTAATGGGAACTTCCATGATTATTGGCGATGGAATTCTAACACCAGCTATGTCAG TGATGTCTGCAATGAGTGGTCTACAAGGTGAAGTTAAAGGATTTGGAACAA ATGCATTGGTTATGTCTTCGATTGTGATTCTCGTGGCTTTGTTCAGCATACAACGGTTTGGGACGGGTAAAGTTGGTTTTCTATTTGCTCCAGTTCTGGCGCTCTGGTTCTTCTCTCTTGGTGCTATTGGAATCTATAATCTGTTGAAGTATGACTTCACTGTCATAAGAGCACTAAACCCGTTTTATATCGTTTTGTTCTTCAACAAGAATAGCAAACAGGCTTGGTCTGCTCTTGGTGGATGTGTCTTATGCATAACAG GAGCTGAAGCAATGTTTGCAGATTTAGGACATTTCTCAGTTCGTTCTATACAGATGGCATTTACTTGCGTGGTGTTCCCATGCCTTCTCTTAGCTTACATGGGTCAAGCTGCTTATCTAACAAAGCATCCCGAGGCCTCAGCTCGCATATTCTATGATTCAGTTCCAA AGAGTTTGTTCTGGCCGGTGTTTGTGATTGCAACATTAGCTGCTATGATAGCTAGCCAAGCCATGATCTCCGCGACTTTCTCATGCGTCAAACAAGCCATGGCTCTCGGTTGCTTTCCAAGGCTGAAGATAATCCACACTTCTAAGAAACGGATAGGTCAAATCTATATACCAGTTATCAACTGGTTCTTGATGATCATGTGCATTCTTGTCGTCTCCATCTTCAGAAGCACAACCCACATTGCCAATGCTTACG GCATAGCAGAGGTAGGTGTAATGATGGTTAGCACAGTTTTGGTAACTCTAGTGATGCTTCTTATTTGGCAAACCAATATATTTCTCGCCCTTTGCTTTCCCCTTATATTTGGATCAGTGGAGACCATTTACTTGCTAGCTGTTCTCACCAAGATATTGGAAGGCGGTTGGGTTCCGCTAGTATTCGCCACTTTCTTCCTCACTGTAATGTACATTTGGAACTACGGAAGTGTACTCAAGTACCAAAGCGAGGTCAGGGAAAGAATCTCCATGGATTTTATGCGTGAGCTCGGTTCAACTCTTGGGACCATTCGAATCCCTGGGATTGGACTCCTTTATAACGAGCTTGTCCAAGGTATACCTTCCATTTTTGGACAGTTCTTGCTCACTCTTCCTGCGATTCACTCAACAATCATCTTTGTCTGCATCAAATATGTTCCTGTCCCGGTTGTTCCTCAAGAAGAGAGGTTCCTCTTCAGACGGGTTTGTCCTAAGGACTACCATATGTTCAGGTGCATTGCGAGGTATGGTTACAAAGATGTCAGAAAAGAAGATTCTAGAGTCTTTGAACAGCTTCTTATTGAAAGTCTAGAGAAGTTCTTGAGATGTGAAGCATTAGAGGATGCTCTAGAGAGCACTCTGAATGATTTTGATCCCGATAGAGTTTCCGTTGCAAGTGATACTTACACGGACGACCTCATGGCTCCTCTCATCCACCGTGCAAAGCGTTCTGAGCCAGAGCAAGAGTTGGATTCAGAGGTTTTGCCATCTTCAAGCGTAGGGTCGTCTATGGAGGAAGATCCAGCTCTGGAATATGAACTTGCGGCTTTGAGAGAAGCCACAGACTCGGGGCTAACGTATTTACTGGCTCATGGAGATGTAAGGGCGAAGAAGAATTCGATTTTCGTGAAGAAGCTTGTGATTAATTACTTCTATGCGTTTCTAAGGAGAAATTGCAGAGCTGGAGCTGCGAATCTCACTGTTCCTCATATGAACATCTTGCAAGCTGGGATGACTTATATGGTCTAG
- the emb1220 gene encoding pre-mRNA processing ribonucleoprotein binding region-containing protein (embryo defective 1220 (emb1220); CONTAINS InterPro DOMAIN/s: Pre-mRNA processing ribonucleoprotein, snoRNA-binding domain (InterPro:IPR002687), NOSIC (InterPro:IPR012976), Prp31 C-terminal (InterPro:IPR019175); BEST Arabidopsis thaliana protein match is: unknown protein (TAIR:AT1G70400.1); Has 1596 Blast hits to 1590 proteins in 356 species: Archae - 207; Bacteria - 2; Metazoa - 385; Fungi - 430; Plants - 224; Viruses - 0; Other Eukaryotes - 348 (source: NCBI BLink).), protein MATLEDSFLADLDELSDNEAELDENDGDVGKEEEDVDMDMADLETLNYDDLDNVSKLQKSQRYADIMHKVEEALGKDSDGAEKGTVLEDDPEYKLIVDCNQLSVDIENEIVIVHNFIKDKYKLKFQELESLVHHPIDYACVVKKIGNETDLALVDLADLLPSAIIMVVSVTALTTKGSALPEDVLQKVLEACDRALDLDSARKKVLEFVESKMGSIAPNLSAIVGSAVAAKLMGTAGGLSALAKMPACNVQVLGHKRKNLAGFSSATSQSRVGYLEQTEIYQSTPPGLQARAGRLVAAKSTLAARVDATRGDPLGISGKAFREEIRKKIEKWQEPPPARQPKPLPVPDSEPKKRRGGRRLRKMKERYQVTDMRKLANRMAFGTPEESSLGDGLGEGYGMLGQAGSNRLRVSSVPSKLKINAKVAKKLKERQYAGGATTSGLTSSLAFTPVQGIELCNPQQALGLGSGTQSTYFSESGTFSKLKKI, encoded by the exons ATG GCAACTCTTGAAGATTCTTTCCTTGCTGATTTGGACGAGTTATCTGACAATGAAGCAGAATTG GACGAGAATGATGGTGATGTtggaaaggaagaagaagatgttgatatGGATATGGCTGATTTAGAGACACTTAACTATGATGATCTCGATAATGTTTCTAAGCTGCAGAAGAGTCAGAGATATGCTGATATTATGCATAAAGTAGAGGAGGCTCTTGGGAAAGATTCTGATGGAGCTGAGAAAGGAACTGTCTTGGAAGATGATCCTGAGTATAAGCTTATTGTGGATTGTAATCAGCTTTCGGTCGATATTGAGAATGAAATCGTTATTGTCCACAACTTTATCAAAGACAAGTACAAGCTTAAGTTTCAAGAGCTTGAGTCGTTGGTTCATCACCCTATTGACTATGCATGTGTTGTGAAGAAGATTGGGAATGAGACGGATTTGGCTCTTGTTGATCTCGCTGACCTTCTTCCTTCAGCTATTATCATGGTTGTTTCAGTTACTGCTTTAACTACGAAAGGGAGTGCACTGCCAGAGGATGTTTTGCAAAAGGTGTTAGAGGCTTGTGATCGGGCTTTAGATCTTGATTCCGCAAGGAAGAAGGTCCTTGAGTTTGTTGAAAGTAAGATGGGATCTATTGCACCTAATCTTTCTGCTATTGTTGGGAGTGCTGTTGCAGCCAAACTCATGGGGACTGCTGGAGGTTTGTCAGCACTTGCTAAAATGCCTGCGTGTAATGTTCAAGTTCTTGGCCACAAGAGGAAGAACCTTGCTGGGTTTTCTTCTGCAACGTCTCAGTCCCGTGTGGGTTATCTGGAGCAGACAGAGATTTACCAAAGCACGCCTCCTGGACTTCAGGCTCGCGCTGGCAGGCTCGTGGCTGCAAAATCAACTTTGGCAGCAAGAGTTGATGCTACTAGAGGGGATCCGTTAGGGATAAGTGGAAAAGCTTTCAGGGAGGAGATCCGTAAGAAGATTGAGAAATGGCAAGAACCTCCTCCTGCAAGACAGCCTAAGCCACTTCCTGTTCCTGATTCTGAACCGAAGAAAAGAAGGGGTGGTCGCCGtctaagaaaaatgaaagaaag GTATCAAGTAACAGATATGAGGAAGCTGGCCAACAGAATGGCGTTTGGTACACCTGAAGAGAGCTCCCTCG GTGATGGACTAGGAGAAGGTTATGGAATGCTTGGCCAGGCAGGAAGCAACAGGCTGCGAGTATCCAGTGTTCCGAGCAAGCTTAAGATTAATGCTAAGGTCGCCAAAAA GCTTAAAGAAAGGCAGTATGCGGGTGGTGCGACTACCTCTGGTTTGACATCGAGCCTGGCTTTCACTCCTGTGCAG GGAATAGAGTTGTGCAATCCTCAGCAGGCTTTAGGATTAGGAAGTGGGACTCAAAGCACTTACTTCTC
- the TPS10 gene encoding trehalose phosphate synthase, with translation MGSKSFGNLLDLASGDLLDIPQTPRYLPRVMTVPGIISDVDGYGISDGDSDVISLPCRERKIIVANFLPLNGKKDSETGKWKFSLDNDSPLLHLKDGFSPETEVIYVGSLKTHVDVSEQDEVSHNLFEEFNCVATFLPQDVHKKFYLGFCKQQLWPLFHYMLPMCPDHGERFDRGLWQAYVSANKIFADKVMGVINLEEDYIWIHDYHLMVLPTFLRRRFHRVKLGFFLHSPFPSSEIYRTLPVREELLRGLLNCDLIGFHTFDYARHFLSCCCRMLGLEYESKRGHIALDYLGRTVFLKILPIGIHMGRLESVLNLPATAEKLKEIQEKYRGKKIILGVDDMDIFKGLSLKILAFEHLLQQYPSMLGKIVLIQIVNPARGSGKDVQEARKETYDTVKRINERYGSHDYEPVVLIDRPVPRFEKSAYYALAECCIVNAVRDGMNLVPYKYTVCRQGTPSMNKSLGVSDDLPRTSTLVLSEFIGCSPSLSGAIRVNPWDVDAVADSLYSAITMSDFEKQLRHKKHFHYISTHDVGYWARSFSQDLERASRDHYSKRCWGVGWGLGFRLVALSPNFRRLSIEQTVSAYRRSSKRAIFLDYDGTLVPETSIVKDPSAEVISALKALCSDPNNTIFIVSGRGKVSLSEWLAPCENLGIAAEHGYFTRWNKSSDWETSGLSDDLEWKKVVEPIMRLYTETTDGSNIEAKESALVWHHQDADPDFGSCQAKELLDHLETVLVNEPVIVNRGHQIVEVKPQGVSKGLVTGKILSRMLEDGIAPDFVVCIGDDRSDEEMFENISTTLSAQSSSMSTEIFACTVGRKPSKAKYFLDEVSDVVKLLQGLANTSSPKPRYPSHLRVSFESVV, from the exons ATGGGGTCAAAATCATTTGGAAATCTATTAGACTTGGCCTCTGGGGATCTTTTGGACATTCCTCAGACTCCGAGATATCTTCCAAGAGTGATGACTGTTCCTGGCATTATCTCTGACGTTGATGGATATGGAATTAGTGATGGCGATTCAGATGTCATTTCATTACCTTGCCGTGAGCGGAAAATCATTGTGGccaattttcttcctttgaatGGTAAAAAGGATTCAGAAACTGGAAAGTGGAAATTCAGTCTCGACAATGATTCTCCCCTGTTACATCTCAAGGATGGTTTTTCTCCAGAGACTGAAGTCATTTATGTTGGATCGCTCAAGACGCATGTTGATGTTAGTGAGCAAGACGAGGTTTCCCATAATCTTTTTGAGGAATTCAATTGTGTAGCGACTTTCCTCCCACAAGATGTGCATAAAAAATTCTACCTTGGCTTTTGTAAACAGCAACTATGGCCACTTTTCCATTACATGTTACCCATGTGTCCTGATCATGGTGAACGGTTTGATCGTGGTCTTTGGCAGGCATATGTTTCTGCCAACAAGATATTTGCAGATAAGGTAATGGGTGTGATTAATCTTGAAGAAGATTATATCTGGATTCATGACTATCATTTAATGGTTCTCCCAACATTTTTGAGAAGGCGGTTTCACAGGGTTAAGCTTGGTTTCTTCCTCCACAGTCCATTCCCTTCTTCAGAAATTTATCGAACCTTACCTGTTCGAGAGGAACTACTAAGAGGGCTCTTAAATTGTGACTTAATTGGTTTTCACACGTTTGATTATGCACGGCATTTCTTGTCATGCTGCTGTAGAATGCTTGGATTGGAGTATGAATCTAAGAGAGGGCATATTGCTCTTGACTACTTGGGACGTACAGTTTTTCTGAAGATTCTTCCTATAGGTATTCACATGGGAAGGCTGGAATCCGTTCTGAATCTTCCTGCTACAGCTGAAAAGCTGAAAGAGATTCAAGAAAAGTATCGGGGTAAAAAGATAATTCTCGGTGTTGATGACATGGATATATTCAAAGGTTTAAGTCTTAAAATTTTGGCCTTTGAACACCTCCTTCAGCAATATCCTAGCATGCTAGGGAAAATAGTTCTTATTCAGATTGTGAACCCAGCCAGAGGCTCAGGTAAAGACGTTCAGGAAGCGAGGAAAGAAACGTATGATACTGTTAAAAGAATCAACGAGCGTTATGGTTCACATGATTATGAGCCAGTGGTTCTGATTGATCGCCCTGTTCCTCGGTTTGAGAAGTCTGCCTATTATGCCCTGGCAGAATGCTGCATAGTCAATGCAGTGAGGGATGGGATGAACTTAGTTCCGTACAAGTACACTGTTTGTCGGCAGGGAACTCCTAGTATGAATAAGTCTTTGGGAGTAAGTGATGATTTGCCTCGCACAAGCACCCTTGTTCTGTCCGAGTTCATTGGTTGCTCGCCTTCTCTAAGTGGTGCGATTAGGGTTAATCCTTGGGACGTTGACGCGGTAGCCGATTCACTATATTCTGCTATTACCATGTCTGATTTTGAGAAGCAACTACGACATAAAAAACACTTTCACTACATTAGTACACATGATGTGGGTTATTGGGCGCGCAGCTTTTCGCAGGATTTGGAGAGGGCATCTCGAGATCATTACAGTAAACGGTGCTGGGGTGTGGGTTGGGGTTTGGGTTTCAGGCTTGTCGCTCTCTCTCCTAATTTCAGAAGGCTATCCATTGAGCAAACTGTTAGTGCTTACAGAAGATCGAGCAAGAGAGCAATATTTCTTGATTATGATGGTACTTTAGTTCCTGAGACCTCGATTGTAAAGGACCCAAGTGCTGAAGTTATATCTGCGTTGAAGGCACTGTGTAGTGATCCTAACAACACTATATTTATTGTTAGCGGGAGGGGAAAAGTTTCTTTGAGCGAGTGGCTTGCGCCATGTGAGAATCTTGGAATAGCGGCTGAACATGGTTACTTTACAAG GTGGAATAAGTCTTCTGACTGGGAAACAAGCGGCTTATCTGATGACCTTGAGTGGAAGAAAGTTGTGGAACCTATTATGAGACTTTATACAGAGACTACTGATGGATCCAATATAGAAGCAAAAGAGAGTGCTTTAGTCTGGCATCACCAAGATGCTGACCCAGACTTTGGTTCTTGTCAAGCCAAGGAACTACTGGACCATCTAGAAACTGTTCTTGTGAATGAACCAGTTATTGTGAACAGAGGCCACCAAATCGTTGAAGTTAAGCCTCAG GGAGTAAGCAAAGGGCTTGTCACCGGGAAAATTCTTAGCCGAATGCTTGAAGATGGGATAGCGCCAGATTTTGTGGTATGCATTGGGGATGATAGATCAGACGAGGAGATGTTTGAAAACATATCAACAACCCTCTCAGCTCAATCATCGTCAATGTCTACAGAGATATTCGCGTGTACTGTGGGAAGAAAACCGAGCAAAGCCAAATACTTCCTCGATGAAGTAAGCGACGTGGTGAAGTTGCTTCAAGGACTTGCCAACACTTCGAGCCCAAAGCCTAGGTACCCTTCTCACCTCAGAGTCTCCTTCGAAAGCGTGGTATGA